A stretch of Aedes aegypti strain LVP_AGWG chromosome 2, AaegL5.0 Primary Assembly, whole genome shotgun sequence DNA encodes these proteins:
- the LOC5565906 gene encoding uncharacterized protein LOC5565906 isoform X2: protein MDSSQAQSTVQAQYSFKGSNNDELCFAKGDIITLTQREEGGWWEGTLGDKTGWFPSNYVKEYAGPLPLSETIRPPEDIQAFRSVVFRDLLESERAHVAELRGLLENFLEPLQNSQILNLDEYTQLMCNFVEIVEMHEDFLQNLEESNDRVGKVFLTKAPTMKKIHQCYCAAHPRAIIIVDKYREDLNAFMEKQGAAKPGLLVLTTGLSKPFRRLDKYSAILQELERHMESCHADRGDTQRSIAVYKDIASSCSATRRQKELELQILTGPIRGWQGQELSTLGEIIHMGSVAVGPEHKDRYFVLFPHTLLILSVSQRMSAFKYEGKLPLTGISVNRLEDSEQLKNAFEITGSLIDRIVAVCQGPNEANKWVDLLGAKLTGSVDGQPVKDMKRIVSSSAVNIPQPPPHSKEMLDSRGYCTRVSVCAYSQNFQQTFPPSSYPPTAPYAALTSFFRQLVKAGAMSRYIVQALLYPQITQDIDFSDVVMRRKHRTTIRMYRRDREAEMNREEDNRDGESGEDSCTSSCSGRSNTLERQNALDYGDEDPYETITFFTGRKNDSTARESTVYESYIDQAGEADESNESFFFIQGQSVSEERKSVESHGSHIIGSKAIPCLKLNDCESFDSDEGRGNGGIGSVHTSTARLHLGEIKQQCSEQSQVSSFEHRVGHGRMACEDLVNLDDSMKIKHSLQQKPIIEERHSMPTLFVGNRFASSSITEIYIPSWKDQQEVQQQQQKQKPVDSPAVNRTSVHSSSLDIPASEATISVPDNVSAELLYNFHNSLSAASSAVSCKIPSPPQHFGYQSQDVGCLSREMSPFRKHSINSDKKLLLNQTHLSKGNSEEDKTSYQSSRRCVSFQYVTLKDVDRPKEINYSTSQNGRAEEPPGPQADSVKNQRPRDHHFKCRFCSTSSGSHCHSPRSSDSEHPELAIGATDKTREQNNASLENSLRHSRSSHNIGRFALLRDSELNYIDSGQFDQSNQFHDDHHRNNTLRSEDSELDPMKFTRSRSEERHSSDEEGSTTKEYSGRSRIVVNLYGYQTSLETDEARQSGEPLQRGTIFKTGLYAHWWKKEKLPIFVVSHCDEKLSSASEKNVPTGAVRDRVDAVRGSDVPTRVRQQSSITRQLHHTAHVATQTQPVVQSPSELQPGPAPAVPKTATGQLRGPEFRPKPTATGAKPKGYQGKS from the exons ATGGACAGTTCACAGGCACAGTCTACCGTCCAGGCGCAGTATTCTTTCAAAGGCTCGAACAACGACGAGCTATGCTTCGCCAAGGGCGACATCATCACACTAACCCAGCGCGAGGAAGGCGGCTGGTGGGAGGGCACCTTGGGCGACAAGACGGGCTGGTTCCCGAGCAACTACGTCAAGGAGTATGCCG GTCCCCTACCGTTATCCGAGACGATACGTCCACCGGAAGATATTCAAGCTTTTCGTTCGGTCGTATTTCGAGATCTGCTGGAAAGCGAAAGGGCACATGTGGCGGAGCTTCGAGGGTTgctagaaaatttcttggagcCTCTGCAGAATAGTCAAAT attAAATTTGGATGAGTATACACAGCTGATGTGTAATTTCGTCGAGATCGTTGAAATGCACGAAGACTTTCTTCAAAACTTGGAAGAATCGAATGACCGCGTTGGAAAGGTGTTTCTTACGAAAGCGCCCACCATGAAGAAGATCCACCAATGCTACTGTGCGGCTCATCCTCGTGCCATCATTATTGTTGATAAGTATCG CGAAGACCTTAATGCCTTCATGGAGAAGCAAGGGGCGGCGAAACCGGGTCTGCTAGTGTTGACAACCGGTCTTTCGAAACCGTTCCGCCGCTTGGATAAGTATTCTGCCATTCTACAAGAGCTTGAACGACACATGGAAAGTTGTCATGCAGATCGGGGTGACACCCAACGTAGCATAGCTGTCTATAAGGATATTGCATCGTCCTGTTCGGCGACGCGTAGACAGAAAGAGCTAGAACTTCAAATCCTAACGGGGCCTATCCGCGGATGGCAAGGTCAAGAACTTAGCACCCTTGGCGAAATAATCCACATGGGTAGCGTTGCGGTCGGTCCGGAACATAAAGATCGCTACTTTGTCCTTTTCCCGCATACATTGCTTATCTTGAGTGTTAGTCAGAGGATGAGTGCATTCAAGTATGAGGGGAAACTCCCATTGACCGGTATTAGCGTGAACCGTTTGGAAGATTCTGAACAGTTGAAGAATGCGTTTGAGATTACGGGTTCCTTGATCGATCGAATTGTAGCCGTCTGTCAGGGACCTAACGAGGCTAACAAGTGGGTCGATTTGCTCGGTGCGAAACTGACCGGGTCAGTCGATGGTCAACCGGTGAAGGATATGAAGCGAATCGTGAGCAGTTCGGCGGTCAACATTCCGCAGCCACCACCTCAT AGTAAAGAAATGCTCGATTCACGTGGATACTGCACCCGCGTGTCCGTATGTGCATACAGTCAAAACTTTCAGCAGACTTTTCCACCTAGCTCTTATCCGCCGACAGCACCGTATGCAGCGCTGACATCCTTCTTTCGACAATTGGTCAAAGCTGGTGCCATGTCGCGATACATTGTTCAGGCACTGCTCTACCCGCAAATCACGCAGGACATCGACTTTAGCGATGTGGTGATGCGCCGGAAGCATCGCACTACCATTCGAATGTATCGCCGGGACCGGGAAGCGGAAATGAATAGGGAAGAAGATAATCGCGATGGCGAGTCCGGAGAGGATTCTTGTACTTCGTCATGTTCAGGTAGATCGAATACTTTGGAACGCCAGAATGCGCTCGACTATGGTGACGAGGATCCATATGAAACGATTACCTTCTTCACAGGCAGGAAAAATGATAGTACCGCTCGGGAAAGTACGGTTTACGAAAGCTACATCGATCAGGCGGGAGAGGCGGACGAATCGAATGAGTCGTTTTTCTTCATTCAGGGTCAATCGGTGAGCGAGGAGAGAAAGAGTGTCGAGAGTCATGGTTCACATATCATTGGTTCTAAAGCGATTCCCTGTTTGAAACTGAACGACTGCGAGTCATTTGACAGTGACGAGGGACGTGGAAATGGTGGCATTGGCTCTGTACATACTTCCACGGCACGATTGCATCTGGGGGAGATCAAACAGCAGTGTTCGGAGCAGTCTCAAGTATCTAGTTTTGAGCATAGAGTAGGACATGGCCGTATGGCATGTGAAGATTTAGTGAACTTAGATGATTCCATGAAGATCAAACATTCGCTTCAACAGAAACCAATAATCGAGGAAAGGCACAGTATGCCCACTTTGTTTGTTGGGAATCGTTTTGCAAGTTCTTCAATAACTGAGATTTATATTCCTTCGTGGAAAGACCAACAAGAAgtacaacagcaacaacaaaaGCAGAAACCCGTAGATAGCCCTGCCGTTAACCGCACCAGTGTACATTCCAGTTCGCTCGATATTCCAGCATCCGAAGCAACCATTTCCGTACCGGATAATGTATCTGCTGAGCTATTGTATAATTTTCACAATTCGCTGTCGGCCGCTTCATCAGCGGTATCATGCAAAATCCCTTCGCCTCCGCAACACTTCGGTTACCAGAGTCAAGATGTTGGCTGTTTGTCCCGCGAGATGTCACCATTCCGTAAGCATTCAATAAATTCCGATAAAAAACTTCTGCTAAATCAAACTCATCTCAGTAAAGGCAATAGTGAGGAGGATAAAACATCTTATCAGTCTAGTAGAAGGTGTGTGAGCTTTCAATATGTGACTCTCAAAGACGTAGACCGGCCGAAAGAGATCAATTACAGTACAAGTCAGAATGGTAGAGCAGAGGAGCCTCCCGGTCCTCAAGCGGATTCAGTTAAGAATCAACGTCCGCGAGACCATCATTTCAAGTGTCGCTTTTGTAGTACCAGCAGCGGATCACATTGCCACAGTCCGCGATCGAGTGATTCAG AGCATCCAGAACTAGCCATTGGGGCTACTGATAAAACACGCGAACAGAATAATGCCAGCTTAGAGAACTCTTTGCGGCATTCGCGCTCGAGCCACAATATCGGACGGTTCGCACTGCTTCGCGATAGTGAGCTAAACTATATCGATAGTGGCCAGTTTGACCAAAGCAATCAATTTCATGATGATCACCATCGGAATAACACCCTGCGTAGCGAGGATTCCGAGCTGGATCCAATGAAATTCACACGTAGTAGGAGCGAGGAACGACATTCGAGTGATGAGGAAGGATCCACCACGAAGGAATACAGTGGCCGTAGTCGGATAGTCGTTAACCTCTATGGATATCAGACATCACTTGAAACGGATGAAGCGCGTCAATCTGGCGAGCCTTTGCAGCGAGGAACTATCTTTAAGACTGGACTGTATGCACATTGGTGGAAGAAAGAAAAGCTACCCATCTTCGTAGTTAGCCATTGTGATGAGAAGCTGAGTAGCGCTAGTGAAAAGAACGTCCCAACTGGTGCTGTTCGTGATCGTGTCGATGCCGTTCGGGGTTCAG ATGTCCCCACCCGCGTCCGGCAACAGTCATCCATCACGAGGCAGCTCCATCACACAGCACATGTCGCAACACAAACGCAGCCAGTCGTTCAATCACCATCTGAGCTACAACCAGGTCCAGCACCAGCAGTCCCAAAAACAGCTACTGGCCAACTTCGCGGCCCGGAATTCCGACCAAAGCCAACAGCAACCGGTGCCAAACCTAAAGGGTATCAAGGAAAAAG CTAA
- the LOC5565906 gene encoding uncharacterized protein LOC5565906 isoform X5, whose protein sequence is MDSSQAQSTVQAQYSFKGSNNDELCFAKGDIITLTQREEGGWWEGTLGDKTGWFPSNYVKEYAGPLPLSETIRPPEDIQAFRSVVFRDLLESERAHVAELRGLLENFLEPLQNSQILNLDEYTQLMCNFVEIVEMHEDFLQNLEESNDRVGKVFLTKAPTMKKIHQCYCAAHPRAIIIVDKYREDLNAFMEKQGAAKPGLLVLTTGLSKPFRRLDKYSAILQELERHMESCHADRGDTQRSIAVYKDIASSCSATRRQKELELQILTGPIRGWQGQELSTLGEIIHMGSVAVGPEHKDRYFVLFPHTLLILSVSQRMSAFKYEGKLPLTGISVNRLEDSEQLKNAFEITGSLIDRIVAVCQGPNEANKWVDLLGAKLTGSVDGQPVKDMKRIVSSSAVNIPQPPPHSKEMLDSRGYCTRVSVCAYSQNFQQTFPPSSYPPTAPYAALTSFFRQLVKAGAMSRYIVQALLYPQITQDIDFSDVVMRRKHRTTIRMYRRDREAEMNREEDNRDGESGEDSCTSSCSGRSNTLERQNALDYGDEDPYETITFFTGRKNDSTARESTVYESYIDQAGEADESNESFFFIQGQSVSEERKSVESHGSHIIGSKAIPCLKLNDCESFDSDEGRGNGGIGSVHTSTARLHLGEIKQQCSEQSQVSSFEHRVGHGRMACEDLVNLDDSMKIKHSLQQKPIIEERHSMPTLFVGNRFASSSITEIYIPSWKDQQEVQQQQQKQKPVDSPAVNRTSVHSSSLDIPASEATISVPDNVSAELLYNFHNSLSAASSAVSCKIPSPPQHFGYQSQDVGCLSREMSPFLKAIVRRIKHLISLVEGV, encoded by the exons ATGGACAGTTCACAGGCACAGTCTACCGTCCAGGCGCAGTATTCTTTCAAAGGCTCGAACAACGACGAGCTATGCTTCGCCAAGGGCGACATCATCACACTAACCCAGCGCGAGGAAGGCGGCTGGTGGGAGGGCACCTTGGGCGACAAGACGGGCTGGTTCCCGAGCAACTACGTCAAGGAGTATGCCG GTCCCCTACCGTTATCCGAGACGATACGTCCACCGGAAGATATTCAAGCTTTTCGTTCGGTCGTATTTCGAGATCTGCTGGAAAGCGAAAGGGCACATGTGGCGGAGCTTCGAGGGTTgctagaaaatttcttggagcCTCTGCAGAATAGTCAAAT attAAATTTGGATGAGTATACACAGCTGATGTGTAATTTCGTCGAGATCGTTGAAATGCACGAAGACTTTCTTCAAAACTTGGAAGAATCGAATGACCGCGTTGGAAAGGTGTTTCTTACGAAAGCGCCCACCATGAAGAAGATCCACCAATGCTACTGTGCGGCTCATCCTCGTGCCATCATTATTGTTGATAAGTATCG CGAAGACCTTAATGCCTTCATGGAGAAGCAAGGGGCGGCGAAACCGGGTCTGCTAGTGTTGACAACCGGTCTTTCGAAACCGTTCCGCCGCTTGGATAAGTATTCTGCCATTCTACAAGAGCTTGAACGACACATGGAAAGTTGTCATGCAGATCGGGGTGACACCCAACGTAGCATAGCTGTCTATAAGGATATTGCATCGTCCTGTTCGGCGACGCGTAGACAGAAAGAGCTAGAACTTCAAATCCTAACGGGGCCTATCCGCGGATGGCAAGGTCAAGAACTTAGCACCCTTGGCGAAATAATCCACATGGGTAGCGTTGCGGTCGGTCCGGAACATAAAGATCGCTACTTTGTCCTTTTCCCGCATACATTGCTTATCTTGAGTGTTAGTCAGAGGATGAGTGCATTCAAGTATGAGGGGAAACTCCCATTGACCGGTATTAGCGTGAACCGTTTGGAAGATTCTGAACAGTTGAAGAATGCGTTTGAGATTACGGGTTCCTTGATCGATCGAATTGTAGCCGTCTGTCAGGGACCTAACGAGGCTAACAAGTGGGTCGATTTGCTCGGTGCGAAACTGACCGGGTCAGTCGATGGTCAACCGGTGAAGGATATGAAGCGAATCGTGAGCAGTTCGGCGGTCAACATTCCGCAGCCACCACCTCAT AGTAAAGAAATGCTCGATTCACGTGGATACTGCACCCGCGTGTCCGTATGTGCATACAGTCAAAACTTTCAGCAGACTTTTCCACCTAGCTCTTATCCGCCGACAGCACCGTATGCAGCGCTGACATCCTTCTTTCGACAATTGGTCAAAGCTGGTGCCATGTCGCGATACATTGTTCAGGCACTGCTCTACCCGCAAATCACGCAGGACATCGACTTTAGCGATGTGGTGATGCGCCGGAAGCATCGCACTACCATTCGAATGTATCGCCGGGACCGGGAAGCGGAAATGAATAGGGAAGAAGATAATCGCGATGGCGAGTCCGGAGAGGATTCTTGTACTTCGTCATGTTCAGGTAGATCGAATACTTTGGAACGCCAGAATGCGCTCGACTATGGTGACGAGGATCCATATGAAACGATTACCTTCTTCACAGGCAGGAAAAATGATAGTACCGCTCGGGAAAGTACGGTTTACGAAAGCTACATCGATCAGGCGGGAGAGGCGGACGAATCGAATGAGTCGTTTTTCTTCATTCAGGGTCAATCGGTGAGCGAGGAGAGAAAGAGTGTCGAGAGTCATGGTTCACATATCATTGGTTCTAAAGCGATTCCCTGTTTGAAACTGAACGACTGCGAGTCATTTGACAGTGACGAGGGACGTGGAAATGGTGGCATTGGCTCTGTACATACTTCCACGGCACGATTGCATCTGGGGGAGATCAAACAGCAGTGTTCGGAGCAGTCTCAAGTATCTAGTTTTGAGCATAGAGTAGGACATGGCCGTATGGCATGTGAAGATTTAGTGAACTTAGATGATTCCATGAAGATCAAACATTCGCTTCAACAGAAACCAATAATCGAGGAAAGGCACAGTATGCCCACTTTGTTTGTTGGGAATCGTTTTGCAAGTTCTTCAATAACTGAGATTTATATTCCTTCGTGGAAAGACCAACAAGAAgtacaacagcaacaacaaaaGCAGAAACCCGTAGATAGCCCTGCCGTTAACCGCACCAGTGTACATTCCAGTTCGCTCGATATTCCAGCATCCGAAGCAACCATTTCCGTACCGGATAATGTATCTGCTGAGCTATTGTATAATTTTCACAATTCGCTGTCGGCCGCTTCATCAGCGGTATCATGCAAAATCCCTTCGCCTCCGCAACACTTCGGTTACCAGAGTCAAGATGTTGGCTGTTTGTCCCGCGAGATGTCACCATTCC TAAAGGCAATAGTGAGGAGGATAAAACATCTTATCAGTCTAGTAGAAGGTGTGTGA
- the LOC5565906 gene encoding uncharacterized protein LOC5565906 isoform X1, with protein sequence MDSSQAQSTVQAQYSFKGSNNDELCFAKGDIITLTQREEGGWWEGTLGDKTGWFPSNYVKEYAGPLPLSETIRPPEDIQAFRSVVFRDLLESERAHVAELRGLLENFLEPLQNSQILNLDEYTQLMCNFVEIVEMHEDFLQNLEESNDRVGKVFLTKAPTMKKIHQCYCAAHPRAIIIVDKYREDLNAFMEKQGAAKPGLLVLTTGLSKPFRRLDKYSAILQELERHMESCHADRGDTQRSIAVYKDIASSCSATRRQKELELQILTGPIRGWQGQELSTLGEIIHMGSVAVGPEHKDRYFVLFPHTLLILSVSQRMSAFKYEGKLPLTGISVNRLEDSEQLKNAFEITGSLIDRIVAVCQGPNEANKWVDLLGAKLTGSVDGQPVKDMKRIVSSSAVNIPQPPPHSKEMLDSRGYCTRVSVCAYSQNFQQTFPPSSYPPTAPYAALTSFFRQLVKAGAMSRYIVQALLYPQITQDIDFSDVVMRRKHRTTIRMYRRDREAEMNREEDNRDGESGEDSCTSSCSGRSNTLERQNALDYGDEDPYETITFFTGRKNDSTARESTVYESYIDQAGEADESNESFFFIQGQSVSEERKSVESHGSHIIGSKAIPCLKLNDCESFDSDEGRGNGGIGSVHTSTARLHLGEIKQQCSEQSQVSSFEHRVGHGRMACEDLVNLDDSMKIKHSLQQKPIIEERHSMPTLFVGNRFASSSITEIYIPSWKDQQEVQQQQQKQKPVDSPAVNRTSVHSSSLDIPASEATISVPDNVSAELLYNFHNSLSAASSAVSCKIPSPPQHFGYQSQDVGCLSREMSPFRKHSINSDKKLLLNQTHLSKGNSEEDKTSYQSSRRCVSFQYVTLKDVDRPKEINYSTSQNGRAEEPPGPQADSVKNQRPRDHHFKCRFCSTSSGSHCHSPRSSDSGMAGSCSISSPDPPKLSGDFLLYDSEHPELAIGATDKTREQNNASLENSLRHSRSSHNIGRFALLRDSELNYIDSGQFDQSNQFHDDHHRNNTLRSEDSELDPMKFTRSRSEERHSSDEEGSTTKEYSGRSRIVVNLYGYQTSLETDEARQSGEPLQRGTIFKTGLYAHWWKKEKLPIFVVSHCDEKLSSASEKNVPTGAVRDRVDAVRGSDVPTRVRQQSSITRQLHHTAHVATQTQPVVQSPSELQPGPAPAVPKTATGQLRGPEFRPKPTATGAKPKGYQGKS encoded by the exons ATGGACAGTTCACAGGCACAGTCTACCGTCCAGGCGCAGTATTCTTTCAAAGGCTCGAACAACGACGAGCTATGCTTCGCCAAGGGCGACATCATCACACTAACCCAGCGCGAGGAAGGCGGCTGGTGGGAGGGCACCTTGGGCGACAAGACGGGCTGGTTCCCGAGCAACTACGTCAAGGAGTATGCCG GTCCCCTACCGTTATCCGAGACGATACGTCCACCGGAAGATATTCAAGCTTTTCGTTCGGTCGTATTTCGAGATCTGCTGGAAAGCGAAAGGGCACATGTGGCGGAGCTTCGAGGGTTgctagaaaatttcttggagcCTCTGCAGAATAGTCAAAT attAAATTTGGATGAGTATACACAGCTGATGTGTAATTTCGTCGAGATCGTTGAAATGCACGAAGACTTTCTTCAAAACTTGGAAGAATCGAATGACCGCGTTGGAAAGGTGTTTCTTACGAAAGCGCCCACCATGAAGAAGATCCACCAATGCTACTGTGCGGCTCATCCTCGTGCCATCATTATTGTTGATAAGTATCG CGAAGACCTTAATGCCTTCATGGAGAAGCAAGGGGCGGCGAAACCGGGTCTGCTAGTGTTGACAACCGGTCTTTCGAAACCGTTCCGCCGCTTGGATAAGTATTCTGCCATTCTACAAGAGCTTGAACGACACATGGAAAGTTGTCATGCAGATCGGGGTGACACCCAACGTAGCATAGCTGTCTATAAGGATATTGCATCGTCCTGTTCGGCGACGCGTAGACAGAAAGAGCTAGAACTTCAAATCCTAACGGGGCCTATCCGCGGATGGCAAGGTCAAGAACTTAGCACCCTTGGCGAAATAATCCACATGGGTAGCGTTGCGGTCGGTCCGGAACATAAAGATCGCTACTTTGTCCTTTTCCCGCATACATTGCTTATCTTGAGTGTTAGTCAGAGGATGAGTGCATTCAAGTATGAGGGGAAACTCCCATTGACCGGTATTAGCGTGAACCGTTTGGAAGATTCTGAACAGTTGAAGAATGCGTTTGAGATTACGGGTTCCTTGATCGATCGAATTGTAGCCGTCTGTCAGGGACCTAACGAGGCTAACAAGTGGGTCGATTTGCTCGGTGCGAAACTGACCGGGTCAGTCGATGGTCAACCGGTGAAGGATATGAAGCGAATCGTGAGCAGTTCGGCGGTCAACATTCCGCAGCCACCACCTCAT AGTAAAGAAATGCTCGATTCACGTGGATACTGCACCCGCGTGTCCGTATGTGCATACAGTCAAAACTTTCAGCAGACTTTTCCACCTAGCTCTTATCCGCCGACAGCACCGTATGCAGCGCTGACATCCTTCTTTCGACAATTGGTCAAAGCTGGTGCCATGTCGCGATACATTGTTCAGGCACTGCTCTACCCGCAAATCACGCAGGACATCGACTTTAGCGATGTGGTGATGCGCCGGAAGCATCGCACTACCATTCGAATGTATCGCCGGGACCGGGAAGCGGAAATGAATAGGGAAGAAGATAATCGCGATGGCGAGTCCGGAGAGGATTCTTGTACTTCGTCATGTTCAGGTAGATCGAATACTTTGGAACGCCAGAATGCGCTCGACTATGGTGACGAGGATCCATATGAAACGATTACCTTCTTCACAGGCAGGAAAAATGATAGTACCGCTCGGGAAAGTACGGTTTACGAAAGCTACATCGATCAGGCGGGAGAGGCGGACGAATCGAATGAGTCGTTTTTCTTCATTCAGGGTCAATCGGTGAGCGAGGAGAGAAAGAGTGTCGAGAGTCATGGTTCACATATCATTGGTTCTAAAGCGATTCCCTGTTTGAAACTGAACGACTGCGAGTCATTTGACAGTGACGAGGGACGTGGAAATGGTGGCATTGGCTCTGTACATACTTCCACGGCACGATTGCATCTGGGGGAGATCAAACAGCAGTGTTCGGAGCAGTCTCAAGTATCTAGTTTTGAGCATAGAGTAGGACATGGCCGTATGGCATGTGAAGATTTAGTGAACTTAGATGATTCCATGAAGATCAAACATTCGCTTCAACAGAAACCAATAATCGAGGAAAGGCACAGTATGCCCACTTTGTTTGTTGGGAATCGTTTTGCAAGTTCTTCAATAACTGAGATTTATATTCCTTCGTGGAAAGACCAACAAGAAgtacaacagcaacaacaaaaGCAGAAACCCGTAGATAGCCCTGCCGTTAACCGCACCAGTGTACATTCCAGTTCGCTCGATATTCCAGCATCCGAAGCAACCATTTCCGTACCGGATAATGTATCTGCTGAGCTATTGTATAATTTTCACAATTCGCTGTCGGCCGCTTCATCAGCGGTATCATGCAAAATCCCTTCGCCTCCGCAACACTTCGGTTACCAGAGTCAAGATGTTGGCTGTTTGTCCCGCGAGATGTCACCATTCCGTAAGCATTCAATAAATTCCGATAAAAAACTTCTGCTAAATCAAACTCATCTCAGTAAAGGCAATAGTGAGGAGGATAAAACATCTTATCAGTCTAGTAGAAGGTGTGTGAGCTTTCAATATGTGACTCTCAAAGACGTAGACCGGCCGAAAGAGATCAATTACAGTACAAGTCAGAATGGTAGAGCAGAGGAGCCTCCCGGTCCTCAAGCGGATTCAGTTAAGAATCAACGTCCGCGAGACCATCATTTCAAGTGTCGCTTTTGTAGTACCAGCAGCGGATCACATTGCCACAGTCCGCGATCGAGTGATTCAGGTATGGCTGGTAGTTGTTCGATATCCTCACCTGATCCTCCTAAATTATCGGGCGATTTTCTTCTTTACGATTCAGAGCATCCAGAACTAGCCATTGGGGCTACTGATAAAACACGCGAACAGAATAATGCCAGCTTAGAGAACTCTTTGCGGCATTCGCGCTCGAGCCACAATATCGGACGGTTCGCACTGCTTCGCGATAGTGAGCTAAACTATATCGATAGTGGCCAGTTTGACCAAAGCAATCAATTTCATGATGATCACCATCGGAATAACACCCTGCGTAGCGAGGATTCCGAGCTGGATCCAATGAAATTCACACGTAGTAGGAGCGAGGAACGACATTCGAGTGATGAGGAAGGATCCACCACGAAGGAATACAGTGGCCGTAGTCGGATAGTCGTTAACCTCTATGGATATCAGACATCACTTGAAACGGATGAAGCGCGTCAATCTGGCGAGCCTTTGCAGCGAGGAACTATCTTTAAGACTGGACTGTATGCACATTGGTGGAAGAAAGAAAAGCTACCCATCTTCGTAGTTAGCCATTGTGATGAGAAGCTGAGTAGCGCTAGTGAAAAGAACGTCCCAACTGGTGCTGTTCGTGATCGTGTCGATGCCGTTCGGGGTTCAG ATGTCCCCACCCGCGTCCGGCAACAGTCATCCATCACGAGGCAGCTCCATCACACAGCACATGTCGCAACACAAACGCAGCCAGTCGTTCAATCACCATCTGAGCTACAACCAGGTCCAGCACCAGCAGTCCCAAAAACAGCTACTGGCCAACTTCGCGGCCCGGAATTCCGACCAAAGCCAACAGCAACCGGTGCCAAACCTAAAGGGTATCAAGGAAAAAG CTAA